The Pyricularia oryzae 70-15 chromosome 5, whole genome shotgun sequence genome includes a region encoding these proteins:
- a CDS encoding tubulin beta chain, with translation MREIVHLQTGQCGNQIGAAFWQTISSEHGLDSNGVYNGTSELQLERMSVYFNEASGNKHVPRAVLVDLEPGTMDAVRAGPFGQLFRPDNFVFGQSGAGNNWAKGHYTEGAELVDQVLDVVRREAEGCDCLQGFQITHSLGGGTGAGMGTLLISKIREEFPDRMMATFSVVPSPKVSDTVVEPYNATLSVHQLVENSDETFCIDNEALYDICMRTLKLSNPSYGDLNYLVSAVMSGVTTCLRFPGQLNSDLRKLAVNMVPFPRLHFFMVGFAPLTSRGAHSFRAVTVPELTQQMFDPKNMMAASDFRNGRYLTCSAIFRGKVSMKEVEDQMRNVQNKNSSYFVEWIPNNIQTALCSIPPRGLKMSSTFIGNSTAIQELFKRVGEQFTAMFRRKAFLHWYTGEGMDEMEFTEAESNMNDLVSEYQQYQDAGVDEEEEEYEEEAPLEGEE, from the exons ATGCGTGAAATT GTTCACCTTCAGACCGGCCAATGC GGCAACCAAATTGGTGCTGCTTTCTG GCAAACTATCTCTAGCGAGCACGGGCTCGACAGCAATGGAGT TTACAACGGCACCTCCGAGCTCCAGCTGGAGCGTATGAGCGTCTACTTCAACGAG GCCTCCGGCAACAAGCATGTTCCCCGTGCTGTCCTCGTCGATCTCGAGCCCGGCACCATGGACGCCGTCCGTGCCGGTCCTTTTGGCCAGCTCTTCCGCCCCGACAACTTCGTCTTCGGTCAGTCTGGTGCTGGAAACAACTGGGCCAAGGGTCACTACACTGAGGGTGCCGAGCTTGTCGACCAGGTCCTTGACGTCGTCCGTCGTGAGGCTGAGGGCTGTGACTGCCTCCAGGGTTTCCAGATCACCCACTCCCTGGGTGGTGGTACCGGTGCCGGTATGGGTACTCTGCTGATCTCCAAGATCCGCGAGGAGTTCCCCGACCGTATGATGGCCACCTTCTCGGTCGTTCCCTCGCCCAAGGTTTCCGACACCGTCGTTGAGCCCTACAACGCTACCCTCTCGGTCCACCAGCTGGTCGAGAACTCTGACGAGACCTTCTGCATTGACAACGAGGCTCTGTACGACATCTGCATGCGCACCCTGAAGCTGTCGAACCCCTCATACGGTGACCTGAACTACCTGGTTTCGGCCGTCATGTCTGGCGTCACCACCTGCTTGCGTTTCCCCGGCCAGCTCAACTCTGATCTCCGCAAGCTTGCCGTCAACATGGTTCCCTTCCCTCGTCTGCACTTCTTCATGGTTGGCTTCGCTCCTTTGACCAGCCGTGGTGCCCACTCTTTCCGCGCTGTCACCGTTCCCGAGTTGACCCAGCAGATGTTCGACCCCAAGAACATGATGGCTGCTTCTGACTTCAGGAATGGTCGTTACCTGACCTGCTCTGCCATCTT CCGTGGAAAGGTTTCCATGAAGGAGGTCGAGGACCAGATGCGCAACGTCCAGAACAAGAACTCGTCGTACTTCGTCGAGTGGATCCCCaacaacatccagaccgctcTCTGCTCTATCCCGCCCCGCGGCCTCAAGATGTCGTCGACTTTCATCGGAAACTCGACCGCCATCCAGGAGCTGTTCAAGCGTGTCGGTGAGCAGTTCACTGCCATGTTCAGGCGCAAGGCTTTCTTGCATTGGTACACTGGTGAGGGTATGGACGAGATGGAGTTCACTGAGGCCGAGTCCAACATGAACGATCTTGTTTCCGAGTACCAGCAGTACCAGGATGCTGGTGTtgacgaggaggaagaggagtacgaggaggaggccccTCTTGAGGGCGAGGAGTAG
- a CDS encoding cross-pathway control protein 1, with protein sequence MNNTSDLGLDDFTAFGGGASAFPSPAMPGVFDIASTTASTMGTVSPQDLFLSDNFMSAPNSTALTTLTSPSLYNGSPDFGDSYDVSPNFVGNDLESAGESAWFPLFPQENTNVAAPQLPQELAAPTQQQQSPAAGSEDLEAAPSPAPRRKSGNSPTSSTGRHSSVSGVNARRRDKPLPPIVVEDPSDTVAMKRARNTLAARKSRERKAMRFEELEDKLEKLTAERDHFKNLAKQYGAPV encoded by the exons ATGAACAACACATCAG ATCTGGGTTTGGACGATTTCACCGCCTTTGGCGGTGGAGCTTCGGCGTTCCCCTCGCCCGCCATGCCGGGCGTCTTTGACATTGCCTCCACGACTGCAAGCACGATGGGCACCGTCTCTCCGCAGGACTTGTTCCTGTCGGACAACTTTATGTCGGCCCCCAACTCGACCGCTTTGACGACTCTAACTTCGCCGTCCCTATATAATGGGTCTCCCGACTTTGGCGACAGCTACGATGTCTCTCCAAACTTTGTTGGGAACGACCTGGAATCGGCAGGCGAGTCTGCTTGGTTTCCGCTCTTCCCTCAAGAGAACACGAACGTGGCCGCGCCCCAGTTACCCCAGGAGCTCGCTGCTCCtacgcagcaacagcagtctCCTGCGGCGGGATCTGAGGACCTCGAGGCTGCCCCGTCTCCTGCTCCCCGGCGCAAGTCTGGCAACTCGCCCACATCTTCTACCGGTCGTCATTCATCAGTCAGTGGAGTCAACGCTCGCCGTCGGGATAAGCCTCTGCCCCCTATCGTTGTCGAGGACCCAAGCGACACGGTAGCGATGAAGCGTGCCCGCAACACGCTCGCGGCACGCAAGTCTCGCGAGCGCAAGGCTATGCGCTTCGAGGAGCTTGAGGACAAACTCGAGAAGCTCACGGCTGAGCGTGACCACTTCAAGAACCTTGCTAAGCAATACGGTGCCCCTGTTTGA